The following are encoded together in the Pedobacter steynii genome:
- a CDS encoding FecR family protein yields the protein MAKKNIFSERRSIDEQAEVWFDRTDDRVPFEAFSNQQEKTRTGEEMLDEIRRKISTQRHRRLWLNVAAAAVLLITSGTFGYRAYLTSTSSVTRQAWVSYAANKGEFKKIRLPDRSTIHLRPGTKVAIAQPFIQQNREVKLTAGEIYCEVSHDPAHPFLVHTSQITTQVLGTKFIINNDPLAADIRVTLLSGKVSVRSQKAQLGILLPKQQLSFNRVNETVKLDSTTYLAENWLSGEYILDDVQLKSFAQTFGNAFSMEVRFKQKALENLPISIQFYRTDNPKTILDLLKLIHGLNYQIKGKEVILMR from the coding sequence ATGGCAAAGAAAAATATATTCAGTGAAAGGCGCAGCATAGATGAGCAGGCTGAAGTCTGGTTTGACCGCACAGATGATCGTGTACCTTTTGAAGCTTTTTCCAATCAACAGGAAAAAACAAGGACAGGCGAAGAAATGCTCGACGAAATCCGTCGGAAGATAAGCACACAAAGACATCGCAGGCTTTGGCTTAATGTTGCCGCAGCTGCAGTGCTATTGATTACTTCAGGAACTTTCGGTTATCGCGCTTACCTGACTTCAACATCCTCCGTTACCAGGCAGGCATGGGTCAGCTATGCGGCTAATAAAGGAGAGTTTAAAAAGATCCGGTTACCTGACCGCTCCACGATCCATTTGAGACCCGGTACAAAGGTTGCCATTGCCCAGCCTTTTATACAACAAAACCGTGAAGTAAAGTTAACGGCAGGAGAAATCTACTGTGAAGTCAGCCATGATCCGGCACATCCCTTTCTGGTACATACCTCCCAAATTACCACCCAGGTGCTGGGAACTAAGTTTATCATTAACAATGATCCCCTGGCAGCAGATATCCGCGTGACCTTACTCAGCGGAAAAGTTTCCGTACGCAGTCAAAAAGCACAGCTAGGCATTTTATTACCTAAACAACAACTTTCTTTTAACAGGGTAAACGAAACTGTAAAACTCGACAGCACAACCTATCTGGCCGAGAACTGGCTGAGCGGGGAGTACATTCTTGACGATGTCCAACTGAAGTCTTTTGCACAAACCTTTGGCAATGCCTTTTCTATGGAAGTCAGGTTTAAGCAAAAAGCACTCGAAAACTTACCTATTTCGATTCAATTTTATCGGACGGACAACCCTAAAACTATTCTGGATCTCCTGAAACTGATACATGGACTTAATTATCAAATCAAAGGCAAGGAGGTAATATTGATGAGATAG
- a CDS encoding TonB-dependent receptor yields MSIIKIGVKISLILYFVSINIMTSLYASEAFPQALETKVDIRFREGQPLSVALEQLRAKAKVRLAYDPSLAKNVSIKAADYHEEKLKNILLQLLKHSNLTFMEQGGAIVLYTKDHHPAKTPVQQPGRIAGKIIDDRGEPLPGANIKLIQTGQVTQSRVDGSYTLNIAAGNYTLELSYISFQTKRITDIEVKAGQVTNLNIVLNPVANSLNQVVVTGTFKKESVSALYARQKNEANISNGISREQISALPDKNIGETLKRISGVSANDNRRVVIRGIAERYNLAMMDGATLPSTDVQVRDFEFDIIPSNLVDNVVVSKTATPDMSFGFGGGLVQINTIAIPNQNFMSFSLGSKYINGSTGKDFLGYQRGKNDYLGFDDGGRDHFPKDLLIFTQTNYIPTDPANTNPPPGVEKVTPDMIAAQNKKIGGLQRFGTRVYQTAPGQNYQFTLGRSYGIKESRLGFVGSLSYRNEQAIDDITHYERGRFNKLSNSLYDPVTNKELQETTASQYNFTSSLAALVNLGWNTKNHKITLRNFYSRVFNNQFFRVSGWGEDIGYGEDPAINEYDRPKFVDLLQNRISAEHTFGRLKFDWGVARNRVNNHEQDAVDANLRPIKTLNSTNYVYQTSNITENPGPLSRSSYKYIETNWAADAALSYKFNIGKSAQVFKAGYQFLNKKGDFAWSVLPIGAAKGFKDGYTPVQTWNIDFNDPLHDIYYHPADFNNNNYTGRNSNQAWYGMMDNRFNKWIRLVWGIRGEYYKYERIKDSAADKVALSEIQNLENNRYVDLETGNLVHKTLDASADEKKWLYMPSANLTITPLADFNIRASFARSAVRPALIENSSFARFNHLHGRIQRNTGVVSTLISHYDLRLEWYPSAGEVLSAGYFKKHFKNPVEMYVDVTTTSGAIDLITANSDYADVNGWELDLRKNLGFINKDWDFLSDIYFSGNLTLQNSEVQASAFRYSTMGEGKDNDGKSYSYRTKTYLREKRALYGQVPVLYNIGLHYTGDRLSANVAFNHSGYKTFTVGMQPQYSELERPRNQLDAQLGYKFLKSKKMEARLNMSNLLNSPYRFFINSSDTYKLKPGADIMKMREWSDVYEWKYGFSDKYETGYTETNSEGKVKRFGDTDTFIRKIGTSFSLTLSYNF; encoded by the coding sequence ATGTCTATAATCAAAATAGGTGTGAAAATATCACTGATCCTATATTTCGTCTCCATTAACATCATGACTTCGCTGTATGCCAGTGAAGCATTTCCTCAGGCCCTGGAAACAAAAGTTGACATCCGGTTTAGAGAAGGTCAACCTTTGTCTGTCGCCCTGGAACAATTAAGAGCTAAAGCAAAAGTGAGGCTTGCTTACGACCCTTCACTTGCTAAAAACGTATCCATCAAAGCAGCAGACTATCATGAAGAAAAGCTTAAAAACATCCTTCTCCAGCTATTGAAGCACAGTAACCTGACATTTATGGAACAGGGAGGCGCAATAGTGCTCTACACTAAAGATCATCATCCTGCCAAAACTCCCGTTCAGCAACCCGGCAGGATTGCCGGAAAGATCATCGACGACCGTGGAGAACCGCTTCCCGGAGCCAATATCAAGCTCATTCAGACTGGCCAGGTCACTCAAAGTCGTGTAGACGGAAGTTATACCCTCAATATTGCCGCTGGAAATTATACACTTGAACTGAGCTATATTTCTTTTCAGACCAAACGCATTACGGATATAGAAGTAAAAGCCGGTCAGGTAACCAACCTTAATATTGTACTGAATCCTGTTGCCAACAGTTTAAATCAGGTAGTGGTTACAGGAACTTTCAAAAAAGAGAGTGTGAGTGCCCTGTATGCCCGTCAGAAAAATGAGGCGAACATTTCAAATGGCATCAGCAGAGAACAGATTTCTGCATTGCCGGATAAGAATATCGGTGAAACCCTGAAGCGCATTTCAGGGGTAAGTGCCAACGATAACCGACGCGTAGTGATCAGGGGCATTGCCGAGCGTTATAATCTGGCAATGATGGATGGGGCCACACTACCCAGCACAGACGTACAGGTACGGGACTTCGAATTTGATATCATTCCGAGCAACCTGGTAGATAATGTGGTGGTCTCCAAAACAGCTACTCCGGATATGAGCTTTGGTTTTGGTGGAGGATTGGTGCAGATCAATACCATAGCAATACCTAACCAGAATTTCATGTCCTTCAGCTTGGGGAGCAAGTACATCAATGGAAGTACTGGCAAGGATTTTTTGGGATATCAACGTGGGAAAAATGATTATCTGGGTTTTGATGACGGGGGTAGGGATCATTTTCCAAAGGATCTTTTAATTTTTACACAAACAAATTATATCCCCACGGATCCGGCCAATACCAATCCACCTCCAGGAGTTGAAAAAGTTACGCCCGATATGATTGCTGCACAAAACAAAAAAATCGGTGGTTTACAAAGATTTGGAACCCGTGTTTATCAGACTGCTCCCGGACAGAACTATCAGTTTACCCTGGGCAGAAGTTACGGAATAAAGGAAAGCCGTTTAGGATTTGTAGGGTCGCTGAGTTACCGCAATGAACAGGCTATAGACGACATTACCCATTATGAGCGCGGCCGTTTCAACAAGCTCAGCAACAGTTTATACGATCCGGTTACCAACAAGGAATTACAGGAGACAACAGCCAGTCAATATAATTTTACCAGCAGTTTGGCGGCATTGGTTAATCTAGGCTGGAACACCAAAAACCACAAGATTACACTGCGTAATTTCTATTCCCGCGTATTCAACAACCAGTTCTTTCGTGTTTCCGGCTGGGGCGAGGATATCGGCTATGGCGAAGACCCAGCCATCAACGAATATGACCGTCCGAAATTTGTTGATCTGCTCCAGAACCGCATCAGTGCTGAACACACTTTTGGCAGGTTAAAGTTCGACTGGGGTGTGGCACGCAATCGTGTGAACAACCATGAGCAGGATGCTGTAGACGCAAACCTTCGACCTATAAAGACGCTGAATAGCACGAACTATGTTTATCAGACCAGTAACATTACTGAAAACCCGGGTCCCTTAAGCCGTTCTTCCTATAAATACATAGAGACCAACTGGGCAGCCGACGCTGCACTGAGCTACAAGTTCAATATCGGGAAGTCGGCACAGGTGTTCAAAGCCGGTTATCAGTTTCTGAATAAGAAGGGTGATTTTGCCTGGAGCGTTTTACCAATTGGTGCGGCAAAGGGCTTTAAAGATGGCTATACCCCGGTACAAACCTGGAACATTGATTTTAATGATCCCCTGCATGACATCTACTATCACCCCGCTGATTTCAATAATAATAACTATACAGGCAGGAATAGCAACCAGGCCTGGTATGGGATGATGGACAACCGTTTCAACAAATGGATTCGTTTGGTGTGGGGGATCAGAGGAGAGTATTACAAATATGAAAGGATAAAGGATTCTGCTGCAGATAAGGTTGCGCTATCGGAAATTCAGAATCTGGAAAACAACCGTTATGTAGACCTGGAAACCGGCAATCTGGTGCACAAAACCCTCGATGCCAGCGCCGATGAAAAGAAATGGCTGTATATGCCTTCTGCAAACCTTACCATTACGCCACTTGCTGACTTCAACATACGGGCATCCTTTGCCAGGTCTGCTGTCAGGCCTGCATTGATTGAGAATTCCAGTTTCGCACGTTTCAACCATCTTCATGGCAGGATACAGCGCAATACTGGTGTAGTCTCTACGCTAATTTCCCACTACGACCTGCGTTTGGAATGGTATCCATCAGCGGGCGAGGTGCTCTCTGCCGGTTATTTCAAAAAGCATTTCAAAAACCCTGTTGAGATGTATGTTGACGTGACCACTACCAGTGGGGCAATTGATTTGATCACTGCCAATTCAGACTATGCCGATGTTAACGGATGGGAGTTAGATTTGCGTAAAAACCTGGGCTTCATCAATAAAGACTGGGATTTTTTAAGCGATATCTATTTCAGCGGAAACCTTACGCTTCAAAATTCAGAAGTACAGGCAAGTGCCTTCCGCTATTCCACTATGGGGGAAGGAAAAGATAATGACGGCAAATCCTATTCCTACCGAACCAAAACCTATTTGAGAGAAAAGCGGGCGCTATATGGTCAGGTACCGGTATTATATAATATTGGGCTACACTATACAGGAGATCGTCTAAGCGCCAACGTAGCATTCAATCATTCGGGCTACAAGACATTTACTGTAGGGATGCAACCCCAATATTCTGAACTCGAAAGGCCACGTAATCAGTTGGATGCCCAACTCGGGTATAAGTTCCTGAAAAGTAAAAAGATGGAGGCCCGGTTAAATATGAGCAACCTACTCAACAGCCCGTACCGTTTCTTCATTAACTCCAGTGATACTTATAAATTAAAACCAGGAGCAGATATCATGAAGATGAGGGAATGGTCGGATGTCTATGAATGGAAATATGGATTTTCGGATAAATATGAAACAGGTTACACTGAGACCAATTCAGAGGGAAAAGTTAAACGGTTTGGCGATACAGATACCTTCATCCGTAAGATCGGTACCTCATTCAGCCTGACTCTTTCTTATAATTTTTAA
- a CDS encoding diacylglycerol kinase family protein, giving the protein MAKFIKSFGYAFSGIAYAFKSQFNFRFHLAALIIVGLAGWYFHLSKAEWLWIIVSSGIVLLSELFNTAIEVLVDLVSPGIHPQAKIIKDAAAGAVLVAAITSVIIGLIIFIPKIGHAA; this is encoded by the coding sequence ATGGCTAAGTTTATAAAAAGTTTCGGTTATGCATTTTCGGGGATTGCTTATGCCTTTAAAAGCCAGTTTAACTTCAGGTTTCATCTGGCGGCACTGATTATTGTTGGTCTTGCAGGATGGTATTTTCACTTATCCAAGGCTGAGTGGCTCTGGATTATCGTTTCTTCGGGAATCGTATTGCTTTCAGAATTGTTCAATACGGCAATAGAAGTACTGGTAGATCTGGTTTCCCCTGGTATTCACCCACAGGCAAAGATCATTAAAGATGCTGCTGCTGGAGCAGTGTTGGTTGCGGCGATTACTTCGGTGATCATCGGACTGATCATTTTCATCCCCAAAATAGGTCATGCTGCATAA
- a CDS encoding alkaline phosphatase encodes MNRRSLLKGGLLAGLGLPFISANEVWARPGALKKKAKNIIMLVSDGMSQGTLNMADLYAQRAFGKSSTWMQLYRDAKVTRGLMDTASASSMVTDSAAASSSWGGGMRVNNGSLNVGPNGEKPQPILQKFKESGKKVGCVTTVPITHATPAGFCVNINSRNGMEEIAEMYLNLKFDVMMGGGADYFGPKRKDGNLLPKYLTQGFKVVENKSEMMAYTGANPVLGIFAPDGLPYEIDRKNTPQLLKDVPSLAEMTTKAISLMKDHKDGFVLQVEGGRVDWAAHGNDIGGLIFDQLAFDEAVAIAMDFAEKNGETLVIITTDHANANPGLFSGSKADKNFDSIQLFKHSNQWVLNQLNRTSSPAQVIELINAGQGMLITDVEAKDLLIHFSDIQEGQLYNDAKLPFYEMAKMQFKHTSVGWAGMDHAADFVEIAMFGPGSEQLKPLIKNTALHNMMLQAAEVAEHFLVKA; translated from the coding sequence ATGAATAGAAGATCATTATTAAAGGGAGGATTGCTGGCCGGACTGGGTTTGCCATTTATATCCGCGAACGAGGTATGGGCAAGACCAGGTGCGTTAAAGAAAAAGGCAAAAAACATCATTATGCTGGTGAGTGACGGGATGAGTCAGGGAACACTGAATATGGCCGATCTTTATGCACAGCGTGCTTTTGGTAAATCCAGCACCTGGATGCAATTGTACCGTGATGCTAAAGTAACCCGCGGTTTAATGGATACGGCATCTGCCAGCTCTATGGTCACCGATTCTGCTGCGGCAAGTTCCTCCTGGGGAGGAGGGATGCGGGTCAATAATGGCTCGCTGAACGTAGGCCCTAATGGTGAGAAACCACAACCTATACTTCAGAAATTTAAAGAATCGGGTAAAAAAGTAGGCTGTGTAACCACTGTCCCGATCACCCACGCTACCCCTGCGGGGTTTTGTGTAAACATCAATAGCCGTAATGGAATGGAAGAGATTGCAGAAATGTACCTTAACCTGAAGTTTGACGTCATGATGGGTGGTGGTGCTGATTATTTCGGACCAAAAAGAAAAGATGGAAATTTACTTCCTAAATATTTAACCCAGGGCTTTAAAGTGGTAGAAAATAAATCAGAAATGATGGCTTATACCGGTGCTAATCCGGTCTTAGGAATTTTTGCACCAGATGGACTACCTTATGAAATAGACCGTAAAAATACACCTCAGTTACTTAAAGATGTACCTTCTCTGGCAGAAATGACCACTAAAGCCATCTCTTTAATGAAAGACCATAAAGATGGTTTTGTATTACAGGTTGAAGGTGGAAGGGTAGATTGGGCAGCACATGGAAATGATATCGGCGGACTGATATTCGATCAGCTTGCCTTTGATGAAGCGGTTGCCATTGCGATGGACTTTGCTGAAAAAAACGGAGAGACCCTGGTGATCATCACTACTGATCATGCCAATGCCAATCCGGGTCTATTCTCTGGCAGCAAGGCGGATAAAAATTTTGATAGCATTCAGTTATTTAAACATAGCAATCAGTGGGTGCTGAACCAATTGAACCGGACTTCAAGCCCTGCTCAGGTAATTGAGCTGATCAATGCCGGTCAGGGTATGCTGATTACGGATGTTGAAGCCAAAGACCTCCTGATTCATTTCTCAGATATTCAGGAAGGACAATTGTATAATGATGCAAAATTGCCGTTCTATGAAATGGCAAAGATGCAGTTTAAGCATACTTCTGTAGGATGGGCAGGAATGGACCATGCTGCGGATTTTGTAGAGATCGCGATGTTCGGTCCTGGTAGTGAGCAACTAAAACCGCTCATCAAAAATACAGCACTTCATAACATGATGTTACAGGCCGCAGAAGTAGCCGAACATTTTTTAGTGAAGGCCTGA
- a CDS encoding RNA polymerase sigma factor has protein sequence MNQSTLRDLDLITAMKNGDQKAFEELYEQHWPEVYTMIYRRINDREVTKDILQDIFINLWNYRHRIIAERSLAPWLNSAAKKQTISWYRKHISTKQRETLYQENETLIVPPPTELETKELQELLDLEIEKMPDNMKLSFQLSRFEDKSIREIAAELSLSEQTVRNNISMALERLRSLTKKFYSEPANLAGVLAILLTKI, from the coding sequence GTGAATCAATCGACACTTAGGGATCTGGATTTAATCACCGCCATGAAAAACGGCGATCAGAAAGCTTTTGAAGAGCTTTACGAACAACATTGGCCGGAAGTTTACACCATGATCTATCGACGTATTAACGACAGAGAGGTAACTAAAGACATCTTACAGGATATATTCATTAACCTTTGGAATTATCGTCACCGGATTATCGCCGAAAGGTCATTGGCTCCCTGGCTGAACAGCGCAGCAAAAAAGCAGACCATATCCTGGTACCGGAAACATATCAGCACAAAGCAGAGAGAAACCCTTTACCAGGAAAACGAAACTTTGATAGTCCCCCCTCCCACTGAACTCGAGACGAAAGAACTACAGGAATTGCTGGACCTGGAGATTGAGAAGATGCCGGACAATATGAAACTGTCATTTCAGTTGAGCCGTTTCGAAGATAAATCGATCAGGGAAATAGCGGCCGAGCTTTCCCTATCCGAACAAACCGTCAGGAACAACATTTCGATGGCCCTGGAACGCCTTAGATCACTGACAAAGAAGTTCTATTCAGAGCCTGCAAATCTTGCTGGGGTACTCGCTATACTGTTAACAAAAATTTAA
- the recO gene encoding DNA repair protein RecO, translating to MLHKTRGIVLKTTLYSENSVVVQMFTEKFGIQSYMINGVKKPKAKIRMNMLQPLHLVEMVVYHKANASIQRISELRPSPIFRSIPYDIIKSTITMFLNEVLYKSIRQQMSDEHLFNFIFNAICWFDESEELNVNFHLAFLLKLSRYLGFAPSAETKSNQSYFDLQEGEFKSMPPVHPYFIDKVDAALFMSLYTLPFEKIIEIKLENKTRRSILDKILVYYTLHTASFGEIRSHQVLEDVLS from the coding sequence ATGCTGCATAAAACCCGCGGAATAGTACTGAAGACAACGCTCTACAGCGAGAATAGTGTCGTTGTACAGATGTTTACCGAGAAATTCGGCATCCAGTCTTACATGATCAACGGGGTTAAAAAGCCGAAAGCGAAAATCCGGATGAACATGTTACAGCCCTTACACCTGGTAGAAATGGTGGTTTATCACAAGGCGAATGCGAGTATCCAGCGGATTTCGGAATTAAGGCCCAGCCCTATTTTCCGTAGTATTCCTTATGATATTATAAAAAGTACAATTACCATGTTTCTGAATGAGGTTTTGTATAAAAGCATCCGCCAGCAGATGTCAGATGAGCATTTATTTAACTTCATATTCAATGCCATATGCTGGTTTGATGAGTCCGAAGAACTGAATGTAAATTTCCATCTTGCTTTTTTACTAAAGCTCTCCCGTTACCTGGGTTTTGCCCCAAGCGCTGAGACAAAAAGCAACCAGAGTTATTTCGATTTACAGGAGGGGGAGTTTAAATCCATGCCCCCTGTACACCCTTATTTTATAGATAAAGTGGACGCTGCACTCTTCATGTCTTTGTATACACTGCCGTTTGAAAAAATAATTGAAATAAAATTAGAAAATAAAACCCGTCGCTCCATCCTCGATAAAATACTGGTTTACTACACCTTACATACCGCTTCTTTTGGAGAAATCCGCTCACACCAGGTACTCGAAGATGTACTCTCCTAA